From Planctomycetia bacterium, a single genomic window includes:
- a CDS encoding biopolymer transporter ExbD codes for MPVRIKKSSALNKLNLTPMIDVVFQLLIFFLVAARFEEAEREMDLVLPKADEAMARIAKPKEMTINVDRGGKIFLAGRNLTPEELLAVLRQAQADNPGRQTVIIRGDENCDLKYVVAVMNLCAKVDIRDCRITSAAAGN; via the coding sequence ATGCCCGTCCGAATTAAAAAATCTTCGGCACTCAACAAGCTGAACCTGACGCCGATGATCGACGTCGTGTTTCAGTTGTTGATTTTCTTTCTCGTCGCCGCACGCTTCGAAGAAGCGGAGCGGGAGATGGACTTAGTGCTGCCGAAGGCCGATGAAGCGATGGCCCGCATCGCGAAGCCCAAAGAGATGACGATCAACGTCGATCGCGGCGGGAAGATCTTCCTGGCCGGTCGCAACCTCACGCCGGAGGAACTGCTGGCCGTTCTGCGGCAAGCGCAGGCCGACAACCCGGGCCGGCAGACCGTCATTATCCGAGGAGACGAGAATTGCGATCTCAAGTACGTCGTCGCCGTAATGAATTTATGCGCCAAGGTCGACATCCGTGATTGCCGTATCACCTCCGCAGCTGCCGGAAACTAA
- a CDS encoding MotA/TolQ/ExbB proton channel family protein, with amino-acid sequence MQRIFGSRFFLVALLAASAVGAALPALAQPIPTGTGPGARGAGTNDRMQQAEQLAQQALAAPNGQPVEAPLPPKEIPAINLFELANAGGPLMYPIYLASVAVVCFSFERMLGLRRRKLMPPKLIQELGELSKRQGGVDPRAAYRACMKYPSVASTVIRAVLLKIGRPYAELEATLKEVNEREAEKLYKNVRPIELQVSVAPLIGLLGTVQGMIMAFFDTANSTLHTNKAELLARGIYVALVTTFAGLCVAIPAAVLAHYFEGRIQSLFRDLDEFVLAMLPQWERFEGKLRVNRQSLSGESDNAAAHPESHAAAPERIPAIVPK; translated from the coding sequence ATGCAACGGATTTTCGGTTCTCGATTTTTCCTCGTCGCGCTGCTCGCAGCTTCTGCGGTCGGCGCGGCGTTGCCGGCTTTGGCGCAACCGATTCCCACCGGAACCGGTCCCGGCGCGCGCGGGGCAGGTACGAACGATCGGATGCAGCAGGCCGAGCAACTGGCGCAACAAGCGCTAGCCGCTCCGAACGGGCAGCCGGTCGAAGCCCCGCTTCCGCCGAAGGAAATCCCGGCCATCAATTTATTCGAGCTCGCGAACGCCGGCGGGCCGTTGATGTATCCGATCTACCTCGCTTCGGTAGCGGTCGTTTGCTTTTCGTTCGAGCGGATGCTCGGCTTGCGACGACGCAAACTCATGCCGCCGAAATTGATTCAAGAACTCGGCGAGTTGTCGAAACGCCAAGGCGGCGTCGACCCGCGGGCCGCCTACCGCGCATGCATGAAGTATCCGTCGGTCGCATCGACCGTAATTCGCGCCGTGTTATTGAAGATCGGTCGCCCGTACGCCGAACTCGAAGCCACGCTGAAGGAAGTCAACGAGCGTGAGGCGGAAAAGCTGTACAAGAACGTCCGCCCCATCGAGCTACAGGTATCGGTCGCGCCGTTGATCGGATTGCTCGGGACCGTGCAAGGGATGATCATGGCCTTCTTCGACACGGCCAACTCCACGCTGCACACCAACAAGGCCGAGCTACTTGCGCGCGGCATCTACGTGGCGCTGGTCACGACGTTCGCCGGCTTGTGCGTCGCCATTCCGGCGGCGGTGCTCGCGCATTACTTCGAAGGGCGCATTCAAAGCCTGTTTCGCGATCTCGATGAATTCGTCCTCGCGATGCTGCCGCAGTGGGAACGCTTCGAAGGGAAGTTGCGAGTCAATCGTCAATCGTTGAGCGGGGAATCGGACAACGCCGCCGCGCACCCGGAGAGTCATGCCGCCGCGCCGGAACGAATTCCGGCGATCGTTCCGAAGTAG
- a CDS encoding tetratricopeptide repeat protein, protein MISFRSIFRSFLKSAALGSPLLIAPFALCMFADVAQAQTPASSAANLQFNTAGGLHNRQAFDLAADEWAKFIQSFPQDKRVAEASHYLGICKLQTKDYAGAIAAFERLIALDPKFELIASSRLYLGMAQFNAAQAGKAELFAAAEKTLAALLTSHPTGKHLPQTVYFEAEALYAQNKKAPAADLYRRFVTEFAADPLLPDALYALGVTLDELGRGAEAQAAYVEFLTKFPKHALRVDVDVRRAELLSAAGDLDAAEKIFASAAATPGYDAADYALLRQAGCLYDRKRFAEAAAVYDALPKSFPGSQYKAAALLAAGKSDYFAGNYPAVAAKLAPLADGKGDAAAEASHWAGRALLKSKQPADAALRFAAALRNSPASKFAPQLMLDLADALYEQPERRAESLAAYKAVYEKFPADPLAPQARYLASFMALELGRNDEARDLAVAFLKLPAGTGANLRNDVLYINAEALLRAGKHESAVTAYDELFAAVPTQHADRAKWIVRRALALSLAGKHAGVIDSLAKQADLLGDPALKSEARHLLGLSRQATNDYAGAIADFRAALQAAPERLGSDDTLLALAETNRLAGNAAGAQAALSEFLAKYPKSRLRDTAEYRSAELAYAAGDLKGAEAAYRRVLDGYPQSTLVPYARYGLSWALIGQGDAAGAITALDGLLKSAAPAELAAKARYARALAHQQLEHFDLAIADLNEFLKSKPTGKDLTDAYYVLGLCQEGIGKNTDALATFEKLLQSDTRYAGTPKVLYEIGWIRKNAGNAKESAAAFGRLAKEFPQSEQAAEALFHVGEEAYARKDYAAAVDAYYDAREKSDSAELTEKSAHKLGWSYFHQDKFPKAEEWFRFQQKNFPNGKLAQDAAFMEGESQFKQAKYKEALASYTRVKSPQGPDFALLSLLHAGQAAAQLEDWSGSLQLLDAAAQLNPKSPYLPEINYERGWAKYQSGAADEALAIFEKVTEETDREIGARARFMIGEIYFTRKNHTEAVKHFFKVAYGYAYPEWQARSQFEAGRCFEVLGKLDQAKRSYQEVVDKYSKYEEAALAKKRLADLGK, encoded by the coding sequence ATGATTTCGTTCCGGTCTATCTTCCGCAGTTTTTTGAAGTCCGCCGCGCTCGGCTCCCCGCTGTTGATCGCGCCGTTCGCTCTTTGCATGTTTGCCGACGTCGCCCAGGCTCAAACACCGGCGAGCAGCGCCGCCAACCTACAGTTCAACACGGCCGGCGGCTTACATAACCGCCAGGCGTTCGATCTCGCGGCCGACGAATGGGCCAAGTTCATTCAAAGCTTTCCGCAAGATAAAAGGGTCGCCGAGGCGTCCCATTACCTCGGTATTTGCAAGCTGCAAACCAAAGATTACGCCGGCGCGATCGCGGCCTTCGAGCGGCTCATTGCGCTCGATCCCAAGTTCGAGCTGATCGCGTCGTCGCGACTGTACCTCGGCATGGCGCAGTTCAACGCGGCGCAGGCCGGCAAAGCCGAACTGTTCGCAGCCGCCGAGAAGACCCTCGCCGCCTTGCTGACGTCGCATCCGACCGGGAAGCATCTTCCGCAGACGGTCTACTTCGAGGCGGAAGCGCTTTACGCCCAGAATAAGAAAGCCCCGGCGGCCGATCTCTACCGCCGCTTCGTCACCGAATTCGCTGCCGATCCGTTGCTGCCCGATGCACTGTACGCGCTCGGCGTAACGCTCGACGAACTCGGCCGAGGAGCGGAAGCGCAAGCCGCTTACGTCGAGTTCCTCACTAAGTTTCCGAAGCACGCGCTGCGCGTCGACGTCGATGTTCGACGAGCCGAGCTTCTTTCGGCCGCCGGCGACTTAGACGCCGCCGAAAAGATCTTCGCCTCCGCCGCGGCGACCCCAGGCTACGACGCCGCCGACTATGCCCTGCTCCGTCAAGCCGGCTGCCTCTACGATCGGAAACGGTTCGCCGAAGCCGCCGCGGTTTACGATGCCTTGCCGAAGAGCTTTCCCGGCTCGCAATACAAAGCCGCGGCTCTACTTGCCGCGGGCAAAAGCGATTACTTCGCGGGCAACTATCCGGCCGTAGCGGCGAAGCTTGCGCCGCTCGCGGACGGCAAGGGAGACGCCGCGGCCGAAGCCTCGCATTGGGCCGGCCGCGCGCTGTTGAAATCGAAGCAACCGGCCGACGCCGCGCTGCGCTTCGCCGCCGCGTTGAGAAACTCTCCGGCCTCGAAATTCGCGCCGCAACTCATGCTCGATCTTGCCGACGCTCTCTACGAGCAACCCGAGCGTCGTGCGGAATCGCTCGCGGCCTATAAGGCCGTCTACGAAAAATTCCCGGCCGATCCCCTCGCGCCGCAGGCCCGCTATCTCGCCTCCTTCATGGCCTTGGAACTCGGCCGCAACGACGAGGCTCGCGATCTCGCCGTCGCCTTTCTCAAATTGCCGGCCGGCACCGGCGCGAACTTGAGAAACGATGTGCTCTACATCAATGCCGAGGCTCTGCTTCGCGCCGGGAAGCACGAATCGGCAGTCACGGCTTACGACGAACTTTTCGCCGCCGTTCCTACGCAACATGCCGACCGCGCGAAGTGGATCGTCCGCCGAGCCCTCGCCCTCTCGCTCGCAGGCAAACACGCCGGCGTGATCGATTCGCTCGCCAAGCAAGCCGATCTGCTCGGCGATCCGGCCTTGAAATCCGAGGCCCGTCATCTGCTCGGGCTGAGTCGCCAAGCGACGAACGACTACGCCGGCGCGATCGCCGATTTCCGCGCGGCGTTGCAAGCCGCGCCCGAGCGTCTCGGTTCCGATGACACGCTGCTGGCCCTGGCCGAAACGAACCGCTTAGCCGGCAACGCGGCCGGTGCGCAGGCCGCGCTGTCGGAATTCCTTGCCAAGTATCCGAAGAGCCGATTGCGCGACACGGCCGAATATCGTTCCGCCGAACTCGCCTATGCCGCCGGCGACCTTAAGGGAGCCGAAGCCGCTTACCGCCGCGTGCTCGACGGCTATCCGCAAAGCACGCTCGTCCCTTACGCGCGCTACGGCCTGTCTTGGGCCCTCATCGGCCAAGGAGACGCCGCCGGGGCGATCACCGCGCTCGATGGGCTGTTGAAAAGCGCCGCACCGGCCGAGCTGGCCGCGAAAGCCCGTTATGCCCGAGCGCTCGCGCATCAGCAACTCGAGCATTTCGATCTCGCCATCGCAGACCTCAACGAGTTCCTTAAATCCAAGCCCACGGGCAAGGATCTTACCGACGCCTATTACGTGCTCGGGCTCTGCCAAGAGGGGATCGGCAAAAACACCGATGCACTCGCGACGTTCGAGAAGCTGCTCCAGAGCGACACGCGATACGCCGGTACGCCGAAGGTGCTGTACGAAATCGGATGGATTCGGAAGAACGCCGGCAACGCGAAGGAGTCGGCCGCGGCGTTCGGTCGGCTAGCCAAGGAATTTCCGCAGAGCGAACAGGCCGCCGAAGCTTTGTTTCATGTCGGCGAAGAGGCGTATGCTCGCAAAGACTATGCGGCCGCCGTCGATGCTTATTACGATGCCCGCGAAAAATCGGACTCGGCGGAGCTAACCGAGAAGTCCGCGCACAAACTCGGCTGGAGTTACTTCCATCAAGATAAGTTCCCGAAGGCCGAAGAGTGGTTTCGCTTCCAACAGAAGAACTTCCCCAACGGTAAGCTCGCGCAAGACGCCGCCTTCATGGAAGGGGAATCGCAGTTCAAGCAAGCGAAGTATAAAGAAGCGCTCGCCTCGTATACCCGCGTGAAGTCGCCGCAAGGGCCCGACTTCGCCCTGCTCTCGCTGCTGCACGCCGGACAAGCGGCCGCGCAACTGGAAGATTGGTCGGGTTCCCTGCAACTGCTCGATGCCGCGGCTCAGCTCAACCCGAAGTCGCCGTATCTGCCGGAGATCAACTACGAGCGCGGCTGGGCCAAGTACCAGAGCGGGGCCGCCGATGAAGCGTTGGCGATCTTCGAAAAAGTCACCGAAGAGACCGATCGAGAAATCGGCGCGCGAGCCCGCTTCATGATCGGCGAGATTTATTTCACCCGTAAAAACCATACGGAAGCGGTGAAGCATTTCTTTAAGGTCGCCTACGGATACGCCTACCCGGAGTGGCAAGCTCGCTCGCAGTTCGAGGCGGGCCGATGTTTCGAGGTGCTCGGCAAGCTCGATCAAGCGAAGCGGTCGTATCAGGAAGTCGTCGATAAATACTCGAAGTATGAAGAAGCGGCGCTCGCGAAGAAGCGGCTCGCCGATCTCGGTAAATAG
- a CDS encoding DUF1501 domain-containing protein: MALNPKQTARYEELATRRDYLKQLSAAALGTLALGEPRLLQAAAGGHKVVHPKPTADACILLWMGGGMAAPDTFDPKRYSPFKPGTPVKDVLSTFPAIDTVVDDIKLTAGLEHIAQVMDRATLIRSHQQPDLGNILHSRHQYHWHTGYVPPQTVACPHIGAWIAKVLGPRNPVLPPFINIGQRLEGVGEQEELKAFTTGGFFGSEFGPMNLPFPEEAAQSVRPPKGMEPGRFADRHKFYRRLVDGNPNRDRMSDFQQESLLRSMENAYRLLSADERAAFDISLEPKESYERYDTGRFGRGCLLARRLVESGARFVEVTTEYVPFLHWDTHKDGHETLVRMKKEIDRPIAQLVRDLESRGLLERTLVIIASEFSRDMLIEGRPGSNARDQATAPTDVIQEMKHYGQHRHYTAGSSVVMFGGGMRRGYVHGATAPERPLSAIKDAVSVMDLHASIFTALGISPQTAFDVEKRPFYATEDGKGRAVASLFAKA, encoded by the coding sequence ATGGCCTTGAATCCGAAACAAACGGCGCGCTACGAAGAACTCGCGACGCGCCGCGATTATCTCAAGCAGCTTAGCGCCGCCGCGCTCGGCACGCTCGCGCTCGGAGAGCCGCGCTTGCTGCAAGCCGCAGCCGGCGGACACAAGGTCGTGCATCCTAAGCCGACGGCCGATGCTTGTATTTTGCTTTGGATGGGGGGCGGCATGGCCGCGCCCGACACGTTCGACCCGAAGCGCTATTCGCCGTTCAAGCCGGGCACACCGGTGAAGGATGTCTTGAGCACGTTCCCGGCGATCGACACCGTGGTCGACGACATCAAGCTCACCGCGGGCTTGGAGCACATCGCCCAAGTGATGGACCGCGCGACCCTGATTCGCTCGCACCAGCAGCCCGACCTCGGCAACATCCTCCACTCGCGCCATCAATACCATTGGCACACCGGCTACGTGCCGCCGCAAACCGTCGCCTGTCCGCACATCGGCGCATGGATCGCCAAGGTGCTCGGTCCGCGCAACCCGGTCTTGCCGCCGTTCATTAACATCGGACAGCGATTGGAAGGGGTCGGCGAACAAGAAGAACTTAAAGCCTTCACGACCGGCGGCTTCTTCGGCAGCGAGTTCGGTCCGATGAACCTACCGTTTCCCGAAGAGGCCGCGCAATCGGTTCGTCCGCCGAAAGGAATGGAGCCGGGCCGCTTCGCCGATCGCCACAAGTTCTATCGCCGGCTCGTCGACGGGAATCCGAACAGAGACCGCATGAGCGATTTCCAGCAGGAATCGCTCCTCCGTTCGATGGAAAACGCCTATCGACTCTTAAGCGCCGACGAACGGGCCGCGTTCGACATCTCGCTCGAACCCAAGGAAAGCTATGAGCGTTACGATACCGGCCGCTTCGGTCGAGGGTGTCTGCTGGCGCGCCGGCTCGTCGAGTCGGGAGCGCGGTTCGTCGAAGTCACGACGGAGTACGTTCCCTTCCTTCATTGGGACACCCACAAGGATGGTCACGAGACCCTCGTCAGGATGAAGAAGGAGATCGATCGTCCGATCGCGCAGCTCGTGCGCGATCTCGAATCTCGCGGGCTGCTCGAACGGACCCTCGTCATCATCGCCAGCGAATTCAGCCGCGATATGCTCATCGAAGGAAGACCGGGCTCGAACGCCCGAGACCAAGCCACGGCACCGACCGACGTCATCCAAGAGATGAAGCACTACGGGCAGCATCGGCACTACACTGCCGGCTCGTCGGTCGTGATGTTCGGCGGCGGGATGCGTCGGGGCTATGTCCACGGAGCAACCGCGCCGGAGCGTCCGTTATCGGCCATTAAAGATGCGGTCAGCGTGATGGATCTGCACGCCTCGATCTTTACGGCGCTCGGTATTTCGCCGCAGACGGCGTTCGATGTGGAAAAACGGCCGTTTTATGCCACGGAAGATGGGAAAGGTCGCGCCGTGGCCTCGCTTTTCGCGAAAGCATAA
- a CDS encoding PSD1 and planctomycete cytochrome C domain-containing protein gives MSLRLCRLALLGLLALMSSAAPLRAADDALGKPAKLDFAHEIAPIFREHCVKCHTGDKKQGGFSLNSRAELLAGGENGPVVALDKNGGGKSNASELIRRLTTDDADRHMPPAPEKPVPAAKIALLKTWIDQGLVWDEDFVFVRPAYEPPLRPRKVALPPAMAGRTNPIDRLLDDYLARRKLPRPAPIDDATFARRASLDLVGLLPTTKQLDAFLADTSPDKRTKFIRALLADDVAYAEHWLTFWNDLLRNDYTGTGFITGGRKQISRWLYDALAMNIPYDRLARELVDPPTPDSAGFADGIRWRGDVSAGQTVEIQFAQSVGQTFLGINLKCASCHDSFIDRWKLDEAYGLAAVYASTPLEIHRCDKPIGKQAKAAWLFPELGQIDAGAPRPERIKQLAALLTHPENGRFTRTLVNRFWHRLMGRGIVHPVDAMQTEPWNSDLLDFLAAHLAAERYDLKQTLLLIATSEAYQSRVEIIGDDADERSYVYAGPRAKRMTAEQFVDGVWQLTAGAPTKFDAPLLRGKAEPSAVAAEILSGKWIAPHASADKQSADHTFRGTLTLPKAPLQGTVVIVAADGYSLLVNRKQAAVGTARSVSQPTTITPQLRAGANEFLLTISPGRQASNGSSAFLEARIMLADGSLMRFATDDLWQSTPYKPDRNGQVVVETASAKPGEPAKSTEPRWQPVAHPPAPEWALALQEALRSGLVRGSLKVEQPVRASLVKSDFLMRSLGRPNRDQIVSVRPAELTTLEAIDLSNGETLAKALTVGAPKILAAHPGKPADLVVAIFRAALARTPSTDELAVARDILGSEPTARNVEDLLWAVLMLPEFQLVR, from the coding sequence ATGTCGCTCCGTCTTTGCCGGCTCGCGCTGTTAGGTTTGCTCGCGCTCATGTCGTCGGCCGCGCCGCTCCGCGCGGCCGACGACGCGCTCGGCAAACCCGCGAAGCTCGACTTCGCGCATGAGATCGCACCGATTTTCCGCGAGCATTGCGTGAAGTGCCACACCGGCGACAAGAAACAAGGGGGCTTCTCGCTCAATAGTCGGGCCGAACTGCTCGCCGGAGGTGAGAACGGGCCGGTCGTGGCGTTGGATAAAAACGGCGGCGGCAAAAGCAACGCGAGCGAGTTGATTCGTCGACTCACGACCGACGACGCCGACCGGCACATGCCCCCTGCTCCGGAAAAGCCGGTACCGGCCGCGAAGATTGCGCTGCTGAAGACTTGGATCGATCAAGGTCTGGTTTGGGACGAAGATTTCGTCTTCGTTCGTCCCGCTTACGAGCCGCCGCTCAGGCCGCGCAAGGTCGCGTTGCCGCCGGCGATGGCAGGGCGGACGAATCCGATCGACCGCCTACTCGACGACTATCTCGCCCGGCGCAAGCTCCCGCGCCCCGCACCGATCGACGACGCCACGTTCGCGCGCCGCGCGAGCCTCGACCTCGTCGGGCTGTTGCCGACGACGAAACAACTCGACGCTTTTCTTGCGGATACGAGCCCGGACAAGCGTACGAAGTTTATTCGCGCGCTCCTAGCCGACGACGTCGCTTACGCCGAGCATTGGCTGACGTTTTGGAACGATCTGCTGCGTAACGATTATACCGGCACCGGCTTCATCACCGGCGGCCGGAAGCAAATCAGCCGTTGGCTTTACGACGCGCTTGCGATGAACATCCCCTACGATCGCTTGGCGCGCGAGCTTGTCGACCCGCCGACTCCCGACAGCGCCGGCTTCGCCGACGGCATTCGGTGGCGCGGCGACGTCAGCGCGGGCCAAACCGTCGAGATCCAATTCGCGCAGAGCGTCGGTCAGACGTTCCTCGGCATCAACTTGAAATGCGCCTCCTGCCACGACAGCTTCATCGATCGTTGGAAGCTCGACGAAGCCTACGGACTGGCCGCGGTCTACGCTTCGACGCCGCTCGAGATCCATCGCTGCGATAAACCGATCGGCAAGCAAGCGAAGGCGGCATGGCTCTTTCCCGAACTCGGGCAGATCGACGCCGGCGCGCCACGGCCCGAGCGCATAAAGCAGCTTGCGGCCTTACTGACGCATCCGGAAAACGGCCGCTTCACGCGCACGCTCGTCAATCGTTTCTGGCATCGCTTGATGGGACGCGGCATCGTGCATCCGGTCGACGCGATGCAGACCGAACCGTGGAACTCCGATCTGCTCGACTTCCTTGCGGCGCATTTGGCCGCCGAGCGATACGACCTCAAACAAACGCTGCTGTTGATCGCCACGTCCGAGGCGTATCAAAGCCGTGTCGAGATTATCGGCGACGATGCCGACGAGCGCAGCTACGTGTATGCAGGGCCGCGCGCGAAACGGATGACGGCCGAGCAATTCGTCGACGGCGTTTGGCAACTCACCGCCGGTGCTCCGACGAAGTTCGATGCTCCGCTCTTGCGCGGTAAAGCCGAACCGTCGGCCGTGGCCGCGGAGATCCTCTCCGGCAAGTGGATCGCGCCGCATGCTTCGGCAGATAAACAATCCGCCGACCATACGTTTCGCGGCACCCTCACGCTGCCGAAGGCGCCGCTGCAAGGAACGGTCGTCATCGTCGCGGCCGATGGCTACTCGCTGCTCGTCAATCGCAAGCAAGCGGCCGTCGGCACGGCCCGCAGCGTAAGCCAGCCGACGACGATCACGCCCCAGCTGCGCGCAGGTGCGAACGAATTCTTGCTTACCATTTCTCCCGGTCGGCAAGCATCGAACGGTAGTTCGGCATTCTTGGAAGCGCGTATCATGCTCGCTGATGGCTCGCTGATGCGTTTCGCCACCGACGATCTCTGGCAATCGACGCCCTACAAGCCCGACCGCAACGGGCAAGTCGTCGTGGAAACGGCGAGCGCGAAGCCGGGTGAACCGGCGAAGTCGACGGAACCGCGCTGGCAGCCGGTTGCGCATCCGCCCGCGCCCGAATGGGCTTTAGCGCTGCAAGAAGCGTTGCGTTCGGGCCTGGTGCGCGGGTCGCTCAAGGTCGAGCAACCGGTTCGCGCCTCTCTCGTCAAAAGCGACTTCTTAATGCGCTCGCTCGGTCGCCCGAATCGCGACCAGATCGTCAGCGTGCGCCCCGCCGAGCTAACCACGCTCGAAGCGATCGATCTCTCGAACGGCGAAACGCTCGCCAAAGCGCTCACGGTCGGAGCGCCGAAAATCCTCGCGGCGCATCCGGGCAAGCCGGCCGACCTCGTCGTCGCGATCTTCCGCGCTGCGCTGGCCCGCACGCCGTCGACGGACGAACTAGCCGTAGCGCGGGACATACTCGGCTCGGAGCCGACGGCGCGCAACGTAGAAGACTTGCTCTGGGCCGTGCTGATGTTGCCGGAGTTTCAGTTGGTGCGATAA